The Fluviicola sp. genome contains a region encoding:
- a CDS encoding gliding motility-associated C-terminal domain-containing protein: MKHILLTLLLLLSLKGYSQPPCGSNPAAGESCATATPICELNGYCGNTSSSYAVDTWSQSCGFLGLFDCGLSGEFCGSIENNSFLSFVASSSSITFNCWVYNSTYGDGIQIMIFSANNCSGTVTSYYCSQLAPSAGSQTVSASGLTPGNTYYIMIDGFAGDVCDYTFAATSGVSIPVDINPANSTICVGESVSLTATGGGGTYTWNASPDLSTTSGASVTATPPSTPGTYTYTVSSSTGNSLCPSSASATATIVVNPCGCSVTATNSGNVCAGTGTINLFATTITGATYSWTGPNGFTSSAQNPASVPVPATPGTYTFTVDVTDNGSVCSSTTTVTVYALPAVDAGAAIAVCAGGSVTLSGTGAQTYSWDNGATNGVSFVPLSNQTYTVTGTDANGCQNTDQVTLTVNPLPVISAGLPQSICLGEVITLAGSGAQTYVWSNSVTNGLSFIPGATQTYTVTGTDANGCSNTGQVTITVNPLPVVEAGLPQSVCQGSPVTLTGSGAQTYTWNNGGIDGVPFTPGSTSTYICTGTDANGCQNTDQVLVTVNPIPTVNAGADQSVCIGGNVTLTASGASNYSWNNGVTNGVAFVPGATQTYTVTVTANGCQASDQVVVTVNPLPNVNAGVDQSICAGDEIILSGSGAQTYSWNNGAVNGISFAPGSTQTYTVTGTDANGCVNTDQLTVTVVPVPVADVSADVLSGPPTLTVNFDNNSSNASGYHWAFGTGAETNSATTAGQQYQYTNPGEYTVILTAANGSCVDSDTLKILVEPIPDPVVVIPNIFTPNGDGKNDVFFIRLENAASVEVTIVNRWGNKMVSFSGVNSSWDGTVNGNLAEEGVYFFNYTATGLNGTTLTGQGNVQLLRD; this comes from the coding sequence ATGAAACACATCCTGCTAACACTACTATTACTACTGTCACTGAAGGGTTATTCCCAACCGCCTTGTGGCAGTAATCCTGCAGCCGGAGAAAGCTGCGCTACTGCAACTCCGATTTGTGAGTTGAACGGATACTGCGGAAATACTTCCTCATCCTATGCTGTTGATACCTGGAGCCAATCCTGCGGATTTTTAGGGCTGTTCGATTGTGGGTTATCGGGAGAATTTTGCGGATCCATTGAAAACAACTCCTTCCTGTCTTTTGTTGCTTCGTCCTCATCCATTACATTCAATTGCTGGGTGTATAATTCAACGTACGGCGACGGAATCCAGATCATGATTTTCTCTGCAAATAACTGTTCCGGAACGGTTACTTCCTACTACTGCAGCCAGCTGGCTCCGTCGGCAGGTTCACAAACAGTCAGTGCCAGCGGATTAACACCCGGAAATACTTACTATATCATGATAGACGGATTTGCAGGAGATGTTTGTGATTACACCTTTGCTGCAACTTCAGGAGTTTCAATTCCCGTGGATATCAATCCGGCGAATTCAACCATTTGTGTGGGAGAATCCGTTTCATTGACAGCGACAGGCGGCGGTGGAACTTACACATGGAATGCATCCCCTGATTTAAGTACAACAAGCGGTGCATCAGTAACAGCTACTCCTCCGTCAACTCCGGGTACTTATACTTACACGGTAAGCTCGTCTACCGGGAATTCATTATGTCCTTCTTCCGCATCTGCAACCGCTACGATTGTCGTGAACCCATGCGGATGTAGCGTGACAGCTACGAATAGTGGTAACGTTTGCGCAGGAACGGGTACGATTAATCTCTTTGCAACAACCATTACTGGGGCAACTTATTCCTGGACGGGTCCGAACGGGTTCACTTCTTCGGCTCAAAACCCGGCCTCAGTTCCGGTTCCAGCTACACCCGGAACCTATACTTTCACGGTTGATGTGACAGATAACGGGTCGGTGTGTTCTTCCACAACAACTGTCACAGTTTATGCTTTGCCGGCTGTTGATGCGGGTGCGGCGATTGCTGTTTGTGCCGGTGGTTCAGTTACTTTATCGGGTACCGGAGCACAAACGTATAGCTGGGACAATGGCGCAACAAACGGAGTTTCTTTTGTTCCGCTTAGCAATCAAACCTACACAGTTACAGGAACGGATGCGAATGGTTGTCAGAATACGGACCAGGTAACTTTAACGGTTAATCCTTTGCCGGTAATCAGTGCCGGTTTGCCGCAATCCATTTGTTTGGGAGAGGTGATTACACTGGCCGGATCGGGAGCCCAAACGTATGTTTGGAGCAACAGTGTGACGAATGGATTGTCCTTTATTCCCGGAGCTACGCAAACATATACGGTTACCGGAACGGATGCAAACGGGTGCAGCAATACCGGCCAGGTAACGATCACCGTGAATCCGCTACCTGTTGTGGAAGCAGGTTTGCCTCAAAGTGTTTGTCAGGGAAGCCCCGTTACACTCACTGGTTCAGGTGCTCAAACCTACACCTGGAATAATGGTGGGATCGACGGGGTACCATTTACTCCGGGTTCGACTTCAACCTATATTTGCACGGGAACAGATGCAAACGGCTGCCAGAATACAGACCAGGTGCTGGTGACTGTAAACCCGATTCCAACGGTGAATGCAGGAGCGGATCAGTCTGTCTGTATCGGTGGAAACGTTACGCTTACGGCTTCGGGTGCTTCGAATTATTCCTGGAACAACGGAGTTACGAATGGTGTTGCTTTTGTACCCGGGGCTACTCAGACATATACAGTGACGGTAACTGCGAATGGCTGTCAGGCATCCGATCAGGTAGTTGTAACGGTAAATCCGTTGCCGAACGTGAATGCGGGCGTTGATCAGTCGATTTGTGCAGGAGACGAAATCATACTTTCCGGATCCGGTGCGCAAACCTATAGCTGGAACAATGGGGCCGTTAATGGAATTTCCTTCGCTCCCGGTTCTACGCAAACGTATACGGTGACAGGAACAGACGCAAACGGGTGTGTCAATACCGACCAGCTTACCGTAACAGTGGTTCCTGTACCGGTGGCAGATGTTTCTGCGGATGTGCTCTCAGGGCCGCCAACACTGACCGTTAATTTTGATAATAATTCAAGCAATGCGTCCGGTTATCACTGGGCATTCGGAACAGGTGCCGAAACAAACTCCGCCACTACAGCGGGGCAGCAATATCAGTATACCAATCCGGGAGAATACACGGTTATTCTGACCGCTGCAAATGGTTCCTGTGTGGATTCGGATACGCTAAAAATTCTTGTTGAACCAATTCCTGATCCGGTAGTTGTGATCCCGAATATTTTTACGCCGAACGGGGATGGTAAAAACGACGTATTCTTCATTCGTTTGGAAAATGCCGCATCTGTAGAAGTAACCATTGTGAATAGATGGGGAAATAAAATGGTTAGCTTTTCAGGGGTAAACAGCTCCTGGGATGGAACTGTCAACGGAAACCTGGCAGAAGAAGGCGTTTATTTCTTTAACTATACAGCAACCGGCCTGAACGGAACTACGCTGACCGGACAAGGAAATGTGCAGTTGTTGAGGGATTAA
- a CDS encoding gliding motility-associated C-terminal domain-containing protein gives MKKLLILLALVSSVYSYGQLVANGNSGASTTAYTNGAPNDPIYIWCGNTLNAQQGSLTATPTSGTGPFTFNWFYHDQATSSWQSLSVEAGVSTSTISNLPSDGYRVEIRDASNTLIDCFVAWVWNLNTEVTASSSLSNCNNASLSSTVNTTGSFSYYNPPPPQSLINSNTQIQVCFTANHTFVSDLAFYLVGPPACGSPTILLLPNPGAIGQGSTCNSGDNVNNLCFTTSGGGNINVCNPSPSSLSGTYSTYGPSNTPINWSSLIGCNAAGGGWAVQIYDCIGADVGALTNANITFSNLTSICGSPTTISYSSGAINSVINDNSCTAASASIFQVPVSPTLTTPITITATTTLLWAGPGAIADPTTGTTTSTGLPAGTSTFTLTATTTYGTTTCSPPAASTSVTVVYPTVDAGPDQTVCMGQSVTLSGSGAQTYTWNNGVTNGVPFVPGATTTYTVTGTAANGCTDTDDVLVTVNTTIPVGAGQDQSVCMGQPVTLSGSGAQTYTWNNGVTNGVPFVPASTATYTVTGTDANGCTGTDQVVVTVNPLPVVDAGPAQNVCQGTSVTLNGSGAQTYTWNNGVTNGVPFIANATTTYTVTGTNANGCTNTDQVTITINPAPTVNAGADQAVCQGAGVTLTATGAQSYSWNNGVTNGVSFVPGSTATYTVTGTAANGCTGTDQVIITVNPIPVVNGGANQTICEGSPFILSGSGAQTYTWNNGVTNGAPFTPPLGTNTYVVTGTTAAGCQSTDTVVITVILVPTAVLGSNSVLSGYPGLEVEFTNSSLNSNSYNFAYGNGSSYNTTNILATPSVTYQTPGTYTVILTASNGVCQDTAHLEVIVIPFPPMSIVAPNIFTPNGDGKNDIFFIRLENATAIDVTIVNRWGNKMVSFSGLNSYWDGTVNGNLADEGVYFYNYTATGLDGTTQTGQGNVQLIK, from the coding sequence ATGAAAAAGTTATTGATTCTTCTGGCGCTGGTAAGTTCAGTGTACAGCTACGGACAGTTGGTTGCAAACGGAAATTCGGGTGCTTCTACGACCGCATATACCAACGGAGCTCCGAATGATCCTATTTATATCTGGTGCGGAAATACGTTAAACGCTCAGCAGGGAAGTTTAACTGCTACCCCGACAAGTGGAACAGGTCCGTTTACCTTTAACTGGTTCTATCACGATCAGGCAACCTCTTCCTGGCAATCGTTATCGGTTGAAGCGGGAGTAAGCACTTCTACAATCTCCAATCTTCCAAGTGACGGTTATCGGGTAGAGATCCGCGACGCTTCCAATACATTGATAGATTGTTTTGTGGCCTGGGTTTGGAATTTAAATACCGAAGTAACGGCTTCCAGTTCATTGTCGAATTGTAACAATGCGTCACTGTCTTCGACAGTAAATACCACGGGTTCATTCTCGTACTATAATCCGCCGCCGCCGCAATCCCTGATCAATTCAAATACGCAGATTCAGGTTTGTTTTACTGCAAATCATACATTTGTTTCGGATTTGGCATTCTATTTAGTAGGGCCACCGGCTTGCGGATCCCCAACTATTCTCTTACTTCCTAACCCGGGAGCAATCGGACAGGGCTCAACCTGTAACAGCGGTGACAATGTAAATAACCTGTGCTTTACAACATCAGGCGGAGGCAATATCAACGTGTGTAATCCGTCTCCGTCTTCTTTAAGCGGAACTTACAGTACTTACGGACCTTCCAATACACCGATCAACTGGTCGTCATTGATAGGCTGTAATGCTGCCGGAGGAGGCTGGGCCGTTCAGATTTACGACTGTATCGGAGCGGACGTCGGTGCGTTGACGAATGCCAACATCACTTTTTCAAACTTAACTTCGATCTGTGGTTCTCCAACTACTATTTCATATAGTTCCGGGGCAATCAATTCGGTTATTAACGATAATTCCTGTACTGCTGCTTCGGCTTCTATTTTCCAGGTACCGGTTTCGCCAACTTTAACCACACCGATTACCATTACTGCTACAACCACTTTGTTGTGGGCAGGTCCGGGTGCTATCGCAGATCCGACTACAGGTACGACAACTTCGACCGGATTACCGGCGGGAACTTCTACTTTTACATTGACTGCAACTACAACTTACGGTACAACGACTTGTTCACCTCCGGCTGCTTCAACCAGTGTAACGGTTGTTTATCCTACGGTGGATGCAGGACCGGATCAAACGGTTTGTATGGGTCAATCGGTAACGCTTTCCGGTTCCGGAGCACAAACCTATACCTGGAATAACGGTGTAACGAACGGTGTTCCTTTCGTTCCGGGTGCTACCACAACTTATACCGTAACAGGAACTGCTGCAAACGGGTGTACGGATACGGATGATGTACTTGTAACCGTGAATACAACCATTCCGGTAGGTGCAGGACAAGACCAGTCGGTTTGTATGGGACAACCGGTAACACTTTCCGGTTCGGGAGCACAAACGTATACCTGGAATAACGGCGTAACGAACGGCGTTCCTTTTGTACCGGCTTCAACAGCAACTTATACCGTAACTGGAACCGATGCAAACGGTTGCACGGGAACAGATCAGGTAGTGGTGACCGTAAATCCGCTTCCGGTGGTTGATGCAGGACCGGCTCAAAACGTTTGTCAGGGAACATCTGTTACACTCAATGGTTCTGGAGCTCAAACGTATACCTGGAACAATGGAGTAACGAACGGAGTTCCGTTCATTGCAAATGCAACAACGACTTATACCGTAACAGGAACCAATGCAAACGGTTGTACGAATACCGACCAGGTTACGATCACCATCAATCCTGCTCCAACGGTCAATGCCGGTGCAGATCAGGCGGTTTGTCAGGGTGCAGGTGTTACACTGACAGCTACTGGTGCTCAATCATACTCCTGGAATAACGGTGTAACGAACGGAGTTTCTTTTGTTCCGGGGTCAACTGCCACTTATACAGTTACCGGGACAGCTGCGAACGGTTGTACAGGAACGGATCAGGTGATTATAACTGTAAACCCGATTCCGGTTGTAAATGGGGGAGCGAACCAGACGATTTGTGAAGGAAGTCCGTTTATTTTGAGCGGTTCCGGTGCGCAAACGTATACATGGAATAACGGAGTAACGAATGGAGCGCCATTTACGCCGCCACTGGGAACGAATACCTATGTAGTAACAGGAACTACCGCCGCGGGTTGTCAAAGTACGGACACGGTTGTGATCACGGTTATTTTGGTTCCAACAGCTGTTTTGGGAAGTAACTCCGTGCTTTCCGGGTATCCGGGGCTGGAAGTTGAGTTTACCAACTCCAGTTTGAATTCAAATTCCTACAACTTTGCCTATGGAAACGGTTCTTCCTACAATACGACCAATATTTTGGCAACACCGAGTGTTACTTATCAAACACCGGGAACGTATACGGTTATTTTGACTGCGAGTAACGGAGTTTGCCAGGATACAGCTCACTTGGAAGTGATTGTTATTCCTTTCCCTCCGATGTCGATCGTAGCACCGAATATTTTCACTCCGAACGGTGACGGTAAGAACGATATATTCTTTATTCGCTTGGAAAATGCTACGGCTATTGACGTAACGATCGTAAACAGATGGGGAAATAAAATGGTGAGTTTCTCCGGGTTGAACAGCTACTGGGATGGTACTGTCAACGGAAACTTAGCAGATGAAGGAGTTTATTTCTACAACTATACAGCAACAGGCCTTGACGGAACCACGCAAACCGGACAAGGAAATGTCCAGTTAATTAAATAG
- a CDS encoding iron-sulfur cluster assembly accessory protein yields the protein MITVTEQAKKQAIRLMEDEGKAGYFIRVGVEGGGCSGLMYQLTFDNQENTDDKIFEDNGIKVVVDKKSFLYLVGTTLDFSGGLNGKGFVFSNPNAGRTCGCGESFSL from the coding sequence ATGATTACAGTAACAGAACAAGCCAAAAAACAAGCGATTCGCTTGATGGAAGACGAAGGCAAAGCAGGCTATTTCATTCGTGTTGGAGTTGAGGGCGGAGGTTGCTCCGGATTGATGTACCAACTTACATTTGACAACCAGGAAAACACAGACGATAAGATTTTTGAAGACAACGGAATTAAGGTTGTTGTGGACAAAAAAAGCTTTTTATACCTGGTCGGAACGACCCTGGATTTTTCAGGCGGATTGAACGGAAAAGGATTTGTGTTTTCGAATCCGAATGCAGGCAGAACCTGCGGTTGCGGAGAATCTTTCTCCTTATAA
- the sufB gene encoding Fe-S cluster assembly protein SufB — MGYTENDLAKDLENSEYKFGFTTDIESDRAPLGLNEDIIRFISAKKEEPEWLLDYRLKCYKIWSEMTEPSWAHISYPKPNFQGISYYAAPKQTKKYESWDDVDPEMKETMAKLGISLEEQQRLTGVAVDFVMDSVSVATSFKSKLKELGIIFCSFSEAVQEHPELVKQYMGSVVPATDNFYAALNSAVFTDGSFCYIPKGVRCPMELSTYFRINEANTGQFERTLVIADEGSYVSYLEGCTAPQRDENQLHAAVVELIALKDAEIKYSTVQNWYPGDKNGDGGVFNFVTKRGICETNAKISWTQVETGSAVTWKYPSCILKGDNSIGEFYSVAVTNNFQQADTGTKMIHLGKNTKSTIISKGISAGKSHNSYRGLVQIHKNAHNARNFSQCDSLLMTDECGAHTFPYIECKNPSAKIEHEATTSKIGEDQIFYCLQRGISEEKAISLIVNGYCKEVLNQLPMEFAVEAQKLLTISLEGSVG; from the coding sequence ATGGGTTATACTGAAAACGACTTAGCGAAGGACTTAGAGAACTCGGAATACAAATTCGGTTTTACGACCGATATCGAATCCGACAGAGCGCCGCTTGGATTGAACGAAGATATTATCCGGTTTATTTCTGCCAAGAAAGAAGAACCGGAATGGCTATTGGATTACCGCTTGAAATGCTACAAGATCTGGTCAGAAATGACTGAACCTTCCTGGGCGCATATTTCCTATCCGAAACCAAATTTCCAGGGAATCTCGTATTACGCAGCTCCGAAACAGACTAAAAAATACGAAAGCTGGGATGACGTGGATCCTGAAATGAAAGAAACCATGGCAAAATTGGGAATTTCATTGGAGGAACAACAACGTTTGACAGGTGTTGCAGTGGATTTCGTGATGGATTCCGTTTCTGTGGCAACCAGCTTTAAATCCAAATTGAAGGAACTGGGAATTATCTTCTGCTCGTTTTCCGAAGCAGTACAGGAACACCCGGAATTGGTGAAACAATACATGGGTTCTGTGGTTCCGGCAACGGATAATTTTTATGCCGCGCTGAATTCAGCTGTATTTACCGACGGTTCTTTCTGCTACATACCGAAAGGTGTCAGATGCCCGATGGAATTATCCACTTACTTCCGTATCAACGAAGCAAACACAGGTCAGTTCGAACGCACATTGGTTATTGCCGACGAAGGATCTTATGTTTCATACCTGGAAGGATGTACGGCTCCACAGCGCGATGAAAATCAGTTACACGCTGCGGTAGTAGAATTGATTGCATTGAAAGATGCAGAGATCAAATACTCGACTGTTCAGAACTGGTATCCGGGAGATAAAAACGGAGACGGAGGAGTTTTCAACTTCGTGACCAAACGCGGAATTTGTGAAACAAACGCCAAAATTTCCTGGACACAGGTGGAAACAGGTTCGGCAGTAACCTGGAAATATCCGTCATGTATCCTGAAAGGAGATAACTCGATCGGGGAATTCTACTCGGTTGCAGTTACCAACAACTTCCAGCAGGCGGATACCGGAACAAAAATGATCCACCTGGGTAAAAACACCAAAAGTACGATCATTTCCAAAGGAATCTCAGCAGGAAAATCCCACAACTCTTACCGCGGATTGGTTCAGATCCACAAGAATGCGCACAATGCGAGAAACTTCTCTCAATGTGATTCCTTATTGATGACCGATGAGTGTGGTGCACATACTTTCCCATACATCGAATGTAAAAACCCGAGTGCTAAAATTGAGCACGAAGCAACGACATCCAAAATCGGAGAAGACCAGATTTTTTACTGCCTTCAACGGGGAATTTCGGAAGAAAAAGCGATCAGTTTGATCGTAAACGGATATTGTAAAGAAGTATTGAACCAGCTTCCGATGGAATTTGCCGTAGAAGCACAAAAATTATTGACCATCAGTTTGGAAGGGTCAGTAGGATAG
- the sufC gene encoding Fe-S cluster assembly ATPase SufC, translated as MLKITNLHASIDGKEILKGLNLEVKAGEVHAIMGPNGAGKSTLASVLAGREEYEITAGSVDFDGTDLLEMATEDRAREGLFLAFQYPVEIPGVSNVNFLRTALNEIREYRGESTISAKDFMALVKEKSAIVELDAKLASRSVNEGFSGGEKKRNEIFQMAMLDPKLAILDETDSGLDIDALRIVANGVNKLKSDKNATIVITHYQRLLDYIVPDFVHVLYNGQIVKSGPKELALELEEKGYDWIKAEFAH; from the coding sequence ATGTTAAAGATCACAAATTTACACGCGTCGATTGACGGGAAAGAAATCCTGAAAGGGTTGAACTTAGAAGTAAAAGCAGGTGAAGTTCACGCAATCATGGGGCCGAACGGTGCCGGAAAAAGTACTTTGGCGAGTGTTTTGGCAGGACGCGAAGAATATGAAATCACAGCAGGTTCTGTAGATTTTGACGGAACTGATTTGCTGGAAATGGCAACGGAAGACCGCGCCAGAGAAGGTTTGTTCTTAGCATTTCAATATCCGGTTGAGATACCTGGGGTTTCCAATGTAAATTTCCTGCGCACGGCTTTGAATGAAATCCGTGAATACCGTGGAGAAAGCACCATTTCGGCAAAAGATTTCATGGCTCTGGTAAAGGAAAAGTCAGCTATCGTTGAATTGGATGCAAAACTGGCTTCCCGTTCCGTAAACGAAGGATTTTCCGGAGGAGAGAAGAAACGCAACGAGATCTTCCAAATGGCGATGCTTGACCCGAAATTGGCGATCCTCGATGAAACGGATTCCGGATTGGATATCGATGCACTTCGTATCGTTGCCAACGGTGTCAATAAATTGAAATCAGATAAGAACGCAACAATCGTAATCACGCATTACCAACGTTTGCTGGATTATATCGTTCCGGATTTCGTGCACGTTCTTTACAACGGACAGATTGTAAAATCAGGACCGAAAGAATTGGCTCTTGAACTGGAAGAAAAAGGATACGACTGGATTAAAGCAGAATTTGCTCATTAA
- the sufD gene encoding Fe-S cluster assembly protein SufD, giving the protein MQTIEKESAASVNWQLKGAFPLNPELRRKALEVLENTPFPTTKTEAWKYTRVARIKNSELSIQENPVSVSGNFGLSTENVQYVFVNGHFSSELSSNSYPEGLKILPLSQMDEAEVRVLGGNVLLDGEVFSSINTAYTTDGLYVHVSAKMQIEPVIEIIQINTNSHILSNLRHVFVAEAFSEVKFIQRSISVNGSDNFTNVISEIHVGKNAKLTIDKLQEENESCFQVSTELVNQHQDSNFTINTVTLNGLLVRNNLTIKVDGQNCETHLNGAYILNGNQHVDNHTVVDHKVANCESNELYKGVIDGKATAVFNGKVFVRKDAQKINAFQSNGNVLLSDDATINSKPELEIYADDVKCSHGSTTGQLDEEAVFYLRARGLSEASARQLMVGAFIEDVIQKIENEAVTSRIHEILKERFNWVIE; this is encoded by the coding sequence ATGCAAACCATTGAAAAAGAATCGGCAGCAAGTGTGAATTGGCAATTAAAAGGAGCTTTTCCCTTAAACCCGGAACTGCGCCGGAAAGCGCTTGAAGTCCTGGAAAACACCCCTTTTCCAACGACCAAAACGGAAGCATGGAAATATACCCGTGTTGCCAGAATTAAAAACAGCGAATTATCCATCCAGGAAAACCCGGTTTCTGTTTCAGGAAATTTCGGACTTTCAACAGAGAACGTTCAATACGTTTTTGTGAACGGACATTTCTCAAGCGAACTTTCTTCCAACTCGTATCCGGAAGGCCTTAAAATTCTTCCGCTTTCTCAAATGGATGAAGCTGAAGTACGTGTTTTGGGTGGAAATGTCTTATTGGACGGAGAAGTTTTCTCTTCCATCAATACCGCTTATACAACGGACGGATTGTACGTCCACGTTTCTGCAAAAATGCAGATCGAACCGGTGATTGAGATCATCCAGATCAATACCAACTCCCATATCCTTTCCAATCTGAGACACGTATTCGTTGCGGAAGCATTTTCAGAAGTGAAGTTCATTCAGCGTTCCATTTCTGTAAACGGTTCGGATAATTTCACGAATGTGATTTCTGAAATCCACGTTGGAAAGAACGCAAAACTGACGATCGATAAATTACAGGAAGAAAACGAATCGTGTTTCCAGGTTTCTACCGAATTGGTAAACCAACACCAGGATTCGAACTTCACCATTAATACGGTTACTTTAAACGGTTTATTGGTACGTAATAACCTCACGATTAAGGTAGACGGCCAGAATTGCGAAACGCATCTGAACGGAGCTTACATCCTGAACGGAAACCAGCATGTGGATAATCACACAGTTGTAGATCATAAAGTGGCCAACTGCGAATCCAATGAATTGTATAAAGGTGTTATCGACGGAAAAGCAACTGCTGTTTTCAACGGAAAAGTATTCGTACGTAAAGATGCTCAAAAAATCAATGCGTTCCAGTCAAATGGTAACGTGTTATTGAGTGATGACGCCACGATCAACAGCAAACCGGAATTGGAAATCTATGCTGATGACGTGAAATGTTCACACGGCTCTACAACCGGGCAATTGGACGAAGAAGCGGTTTTCTACCTGCGTGCACGAGGTTTGAGCGAAGCAAGCGCCAGACAATTGATGGTAGGTGCTTTCATCGAAGATGTGATCCAAAAAATTGAAAACGAAGCGGTTACTAGCCGCATCCATGAAATATTGAAAGAACGGTTCAATTGGGTTATTGAATAA